The Pagrus major chromosome 10, Pma_NU_1.0 genome contains a region encoding:
- the LOC141003613 gene encoding uncharacterized protein isoform X1 codes for MMVCLAPLVLTVLLSAPLSSSAGTEQASRCPARWLLFGQRCFAFYPVWSSWSSAESVCCQTGGHLASLHTPEERQFARQLMNTHTPVWLGGYQAQQNVSWVWTDDSPSRINGWTNQMQKKTSEGGACMQMDPKSGEQHGAPCGELRFYICSTAAGSEVFPENRKPVESGLSPNVSLFDVVWGHSDTLAEEILRSSSFLRELRSGHLTQRCYASFMQQEALYLQRVSSTLEVLVSSLQEADVLRSLLLDTLKHYSSRNQGLLNLPPPQWLRSSLWSFHSVVLEEPVYWLVALSARACLFDFLSGVQLRTGSGSEVLYQEWSEESLKEVAWTQRYRKVLEEHRDQVDVFKAIRIFRVHMMNQKSLHKAVVCDGDTL; via the exons ATGATGGTGTGTCTGGCTCCTCTCGTCTTGACCGTCCTCCTGTCGGCCCCACTTTCATCTTCAG CAGGGACGGAGCAGGCCTCTCGATGCCCAGCTCGGTGGCTCCTGTTCGGGCAGAGATGCTTCGCTTTCTACCCTGTGTGGAGCTCCTGGAGCTCTGCTGAG tctgtgTGCTGTCAGACAGGTGGTCACCTGGCGTCCCTTCACACCCCGGAGGAGAGGCAGTTTGCGCGTCagctgatgaacacacacactcctgtgtGGCTGGGTGGATACCAGGCACAACAG AATGTCTCTTGGGTTTGGACCGATGACTCCCCCTCCAGGATCAATGGTTGGACCAATCAGATGCAGAAAAAGACCAGCGAGGGCGGGGCTTGCATGCAAATGGATCCAaaaa gtggaGAGCAGcatggcgccccctgtggagAGCTCAGGTTCTACATCTGCTCCACCGCAGCCGG CTCTGAAGTCTTCCCCGAGAACAGGAAACCAGTCGAGTCAG GTCTCAGCCCCAACGTGAGTCTGTTTGATGTAGTGTGGGGTCACAGCGACACGTTGGCCGAGGAGATCCTCCGCTCGTCCTCCTTCCTCCGGGAGCTCCGGTCCGGACACCTGACGCAGCGCTGCTACGCCAGCTTCATGCAGCAGGAGGCGCTCTATCTGCAGAGGGTCAGCAGCAcactggag GTCCTGGTGAGCAGTTTACAGGAAGCAGATGTCCTGAGATCACTGCTGCTGGACACACTGAAACactacagcagcagaaaccag ggCCTCCTCAACTTGCCTCCACCTCAGTGGCTCCGGTCGTCCCTCTGGTCTTTCCACTCTGTGGTTTTGGAGGAGCCGGTCTATTGGCTGGTGGCGCTGTCGGCCCGGGCCTGCCTCTTTGACTTTCTGTCCGGGGTGCAGCTCAGGACTGGGTCTGGGTCTGAAGTCCTGTACCAGGAGTGGAGCGAGGAGAGTCTGAAGGAAGTCGCCTGGACACAAAG GTACAGAAAGGTGCTGGAGGAACACCGGGATCAGGTGGACGTGTTTAAAGCGATACGCATCTTCAGAGTGCACATGATGAACCAGAAGAGTCTCCACAAGGCTGT agtcTGTGATGGTGATACGTTATGA
- the LOC141003613 gene encoding uncharacterized protein isoform X2 yields the protein MMVCLAPLVLTVLLSAPLSSSGTEQASRCPARWLLFGQRCFAFYPVWSSWSSAESVCCQTGGHLASLHTPEERQFARQLMNTHTPVWLGGYQAQQNVSWVWTDDSPSRINGWTNQMQKKTSEGGACMQMDPKSGEQHGAPCGELRFYICSTAAGSEVFPENRKPVESGLSPNVSLFDVVWGHSDTLAEEILRSSSFLRELRSGHLTQRCYASFMQQEALYLQRVSSTLEVLVSSLQEADVLRSLLLDTLKHYSSRNQGLLNLPPPQWLRSSLWSFHSVVLEEPVYWLVALSARACLFDFLSGVQLRTGSGSEVLYQEWSEESLKEVAWTQRYRKVLEEHRDQVDVFKAIRIFRVHMMNQKSLHKAVVCDGDTL from the exons ATGATGGTGTGTCTGGCTCCTCTCGTCTTGACCGTCCTCCTGTCGGCCCCACTTTCATCTTCAG GGACGGAGCAGGCCTCTCGATGCCCAGCTCGGTGGCTCCTGTTCGGGCAGAGATGCTTCGCTTTCTACCCTGTGTGGAGCTCCTGGAGCTCTGCTGAG tctgtgTGCTGTCAGACAGGTGGTCACCTGGCGTCCCTTCACACCCCGGAGGAGAGGCAGTTTGCGCGTCagctgatgaacacacacactcctgtgtGGCTGGGTGGATACCAGGCACAACAG AATGTCTCTTGGGTTTGGACCGATGACTCCCCCTCCAGGATCAATGGTTGGACCAATCAGATGCAGAAAAAGACCAGCGAGGGCGGGGCTTGCATGCAAATGGATCCAaaaa gtggaGAGCAGcatggcgccccctgtggagAGCTCAGGTTCTACATCTGCTCCACCGCAGCCGG CTCTGAAGTCTTCCCCGAGAACAGGAAACCAGTCGAGTCAG GTCTCAGCCCCAACGTGAGTCTGTTTGATGTAGTGTGGGGTCACAGCGACACGTTGGCCGAGGAGATCCTCCGCTCGTCCTCCTTCCTCCGGGAGCTCCGGTCCGGACACCTGACGCAGCGCTGCTACGCCAGCTTCATGCAGCAGGAGGCGCTCTATCTGCAGAGGGTCAGCAGCAcactggag GTCCTGGTGAGCAGTTTACAGGAAGCAGATGTCCTGAGATCACTGCTGCTGGACACACTGAAACactacagcagcagaaaccag ggCCTCCTCAACTTGCCTCCACCTCAGTGGCTCCGGTCGTCCCTCTGGTCTTTCCACTCTGTGGTTTTGGAGGAGCCGGTCTATTGGCTGGTGGCGCTGTCGGCCCGGGCCTGCCTCTTTGACTTTCTGTCCGGGGTGCAGCTCAGGACTGGGTCTGGGTCTGAAGTCCTGTACCAGGAGTGGAGCGAGGAGAGTCTGAAGGAAGTCGCCTGGACACAAAG GTACAGAAAGGTGCTGGAGGAACACCGGGATCAGGTGGACGTGTTTAAAGCGATACGCATCTTCAGAGTGCACATGATGAACCAGAAGAGTCTCCACAAGGCTGT agtcTGTGATGGTGATACGTTATGA